In Labrus mixtus chromosome 3, fLabMix1.1, whole genome shotgun sequence, a single window of DNA contains:
- the si:ch211-284e20.8 gene encoding fetuin-B has product MSVYLLVLCLALLQQPGRAKPDTPGCLNPEAVRVAEEAMDQINQDRTEGYVLSLNRLYDLSHTPEKDKGGSLYKLTIDVMETRCHITSRKPWKQCEARNIGEVPVYGECMVSAFIDTKVKLQSYSCALREVPATAVIEVCPDCPTAENLDEPVVKETANLSLQRFNGESSLANYFTLENITRAYSQWVFGPSYFVEYTIVETVCSKKTDPSELSGCTPMDCPFAHRGFCVGSHIFQEEVYITFSSGKTQKLPSPNPVEVKCEIFEPQAAAAEEQAHAKADSGHTGHQHCNHTHLHPHEHMHSVTPSSDPITSKPRGSQGTVVYLPAPIRGSPAASSCPGPHRHRLGIDRLRL; this is encoded by the exons ATGAGTGTGTACCTGCTGGTCCTGTGTCTGGCTTTGCTGCAGCAGCCGGGAAGAGCCAAGCCAGACACTCCAGGATGTTTAAATCCTGAGGCGGTGAGAGTGGCTGAAGAGGCCATGGACCAGATCAACCAGGACCGGACAGAAGGTTACGTCCTGAGCCTCAACAGACTGTACgacctctctcacactcctgaAAAG gaTAAGGGTGGGTCTCTCTACAAACTGACCATTGATGTGATGGAGACCAGATGCCACATCACCAGCAGGAAACCATGGAAACAATGTGAGGCTAGAAATATTGGTGAAGTTCCA GTGTATGGAGAGTGTATGGTGTCGGCCTTCATCGACACTAAGGTCAAGCTCCAAAGTTACTCCTGTGCACTTCGTGAAG TTCCTGCCACTGCTGTCATCGAGGTGTGTCCAGACTGCCCCACAGCCGAAAACTTAGACGAGCCGGTGGTAAAGGAGACGGCCAATCTCTCGCTGCAGAGGTTCAATGGAGAAAGCAGCCTGGCCAACTACTTCACTCTGGAGAACATAACCAGAGCCTACTCGCAG TGGGTGTTTGGGCCATCATACTTTGTGGAGTACACCATTGTGGAGACGGTGTGTTCAAAGAAAACAGATCCGAGTGAACTGAGTGGCTGCACACCGATGGACTGTCCGTTTGCT cacAGAGGCTTCTGTGTGGGCTCACACATCTTCCAGGAGGAGGTCTATATTACATTCTCTTCTGGAAAGACACAGAAGCTTCCGAGCCCAAACCCAGTGGAAGTGAAGTGTGAGATCTTTGAACCTCAG GCTGCAGCTGCGGAGGAGCAGGCCCATGCAAAAGCAGACAGTGGACACACAGGTCATCAACACtgcaaccacacacacctgcaccccCACGAGCACATGCACTCAGTCACACCAAGCTCAGACCCCATCACCTCCAAGCCCCGAGGCTCCCAGGGGACCGTGGTGTATCTGCCCGCACCTATCAGAGGCTCCCCTGCAGCCAGCTCCTGCCCCGGCCCGCACAGACACCGCCTGGGTATAGATAGACTcaggctctga